GCCGGAATGTGCGTCATCGCCGCGACAACTGCGCCCGGCTCGACGATCGCGTCGTGCTCGATCACACAACCCAGCCCGACCCGCGCCTCGCCGCCGACGGTGGCGCGGTCGCCGATGCGGATCGGCGCGCTAAGGTAGACGAGGCCACCGTCAGTTCGCATCGACAAGCTGTGGGACACGAGCGATGCGCCGCCGCCGATGACCACCTGCTCGCCGATCTCGGTGAGATCGGGATCATAGATGCGTCCCCAAACCGTCGAGCCGTGACCGATCGACGTCGATGGTGCGTAGGACCGCAGGATCAACGTACTGAACAGCGGGATCGCGCCGAGCAGTTGCACCAGCGGGAGATTCACGACGATCGCCGCGCGTCGGTAGCAGATGATCGCTGTCAGCACATTAATGTCTTCCTTCATCGCCTGCCTGACCGGCGTGTTCGGGGCGATGGCGCGGAAGCGTGGCTTTGGATAGCGTCTGCCAACGCTACCGATGATGGCACTGGAGATGAGCAGGAAGATCGTCAGCCAGATGACGTAGAGCGCGGGCGACAGGATGATCGTCAGGTACGACGACCAGGGGATGATCCGGTCGAGCAGCGCGACCAGCCCAACGACGATGGCAGCCGCAACGATCATCGGTGCAATGAGAAAGCTCACCGTTGCCAGGTCGGTCACAATCGCGGCGACAGACATACCGGAGCGGCGAAGACGCATGATAGTTCTCCCGGGCAACCAGTGCGAGCGTCAGACAAGGCCAGAATAGCAGGCACATACCCCAATCAGCAATCCAGCGATCTTCGCATTCCTGCCGCATACTGTGCCTGCAGAAGGTGGACGTAGTGAGAGGATCGAGCGGACATGACGACGTTGCTGACAGGTGGGAATGGCTGGGTGCCCAGCTTCGTCATGCGCAAGCTGGCGCAATCCGGCGAGCGAGTCATCTCCTACGACCTGATGCCGGTCGACGAGATGCTCCGTGAGCATCTGGGCGACGCCATCTCTAACGTCACGTTCATTCACGGCGACGTGACCGACCTGGAACATTTGCAGGCCATCGCCAAAAACACCGGCGTTAGCCGCATCATCCACGCGGCGGCGATCACACCGCGACTCTGGCGGGAGCAGAAGGAACCGCGCCGGATCCTCGACGTCAATCTGGGCGGCACCGTCAATGTCCTTGAGGTGGCGCGGGCGCTGCCAAAATTCGAGCGCATGGTCTACATCGGCTCCGGCGCTGCCTGGGGCTCCGGCCATACCGGCGAGACGATCGACGAGGACGCACCGAGCCTGGCAACTGGCCTCTACGGCATCACCAAGCACACGAGCGAGCGCGTCGCGCTGCGCTACAAGGAGCTGTTTGGCCTCGATATCGTGTCGATGCGCCCGGCAAACGTCTACGGCCCGATGGAGCGCGACACCCCCGGCTATGTCGGGGCGACCGAGTTGCGCGAGATGCTGCGCGTGCTGATGGCCGGCGAGGAGCTGCGCGTCGCCAGTCTCGACGGACCCTATCGGGACTGGACCTACGTCGAGGACATAGCAGAGGGCATCGTCCGGGCCTGGGCAACGCCGAATCTGCCGCACGACATCTACTCGATCACCGACGGGCGGCAGTATTCGATTGGCGAGATGCTGGCGGCGTTCAAGCGCGCCTGGCCGGAGATTGAGTACCGACTCGTGCCGGAGGGCGAGGCGAATACACCGCTGCGCGACGAGCCACGTGGCCCGCGTCCGAAGAACGATCGCTTGCGGGAAGATTTTGGTTGGACACCCGAAACCCCGCTGGAGGTCGGCGTCGCCAAGTATCTGGAGTGGATTCGAGCCAATGGCGCGCAGTAGCCTGTGATACCCTGAGCGTTAGCCATTCCCTGTTCAAGGACGTACTGCGGGGCAACCCGTGTGTGCCGCGCATGCGTTTCCTGATGCTATCTGAAGCATGGCCGTTGGCTTGTGCGTGCGCTCACTTTGAGCGCTGGGCCACCCGGCCCTGCCTGTCGCGATGGCATCGCGCGCGCAGATCGGCCTATCTGGTCGTGCCGCACG
This is a stretch of genomic DNA from Thermomicrobiales bacterium. It encodes these proteins:
- a CDS encoding NAD(P)-dependent oxidoreductase, with protein sequence MTTLLTGGNGWVPSFVMRKLAQSGERVISYDLMPVDEMLREHLGDAISNVTFIHGDVTDLEHLQAIAKNTGVSRIIHAAAITPRLWREQKEPRRILDVNLGGTVNVLEVARALPKFERMVYIGSGAAWGSGHTGETIDEDAPSLATGLYGITKHTSERVALRYKELFGLDIVSMRPANVYGPMERDTPGYVGATELREMLRVLMAGEELRVASLDGPYRDWTYVEDIAEGIVRAWATPNLPHDIYSITDGRQYSIGEMLAAFKRAWPEIEYRLVPEGEANTPLRDEPRGPRPKNDRLREDFGWTPETPLEVGVAKYLEWIRANGAQ